In Zingiber officinale cultivar Zhangliang chromosome 1A, Zo_v1.1, whole genome shotgun sequence, a genomic segment contains:
- the LOC122013953 gene encoding alpha-humulene 10-hydroxylase-like, whose amino-acid sequence MAMEADFLFSPFFITLFLGFSMAVVLLQLRRGRSGAHKSHGKVIAPLPPGPPKLPLIGNIHQLAGANPHRTLRSLARTHGPLILLRLGQVDLVAASSVEAVEEIIKRHDLNFASRPTDLTFANILAYDGLSVAMAAYGGYWKQMRKIYAMELLNSRRVKSFAAIREDVVGKLTAEIAVKASAQTPLDLGEMLMSMSNSMVVKTAFGERCKQQAEFLQLVKEAVGLVTSFAVADMYPSLKFLDALTGLKSKLERVRGKLDKVFDEIMGQRQAARADAPAAAETEEDSLLDVLLKLKDEGGLEFPITADSIKAVVLELFIGGTETSSTTIEWAMSELVKNPETMEKAQREIREAMRGKNKLEESDISKFSYLKLVIKETLRLHPPGPLGLPRVCTNTCEVMGYRVPAGARVLINVFALGREEAYWGADAERFKPERFENGSVDFRGFNFEFMPFGAGRRICPGMTFGLSAVEVGLAHLLLHFDWKLPHGMKTEDLDMMEISGTSAPRKTPLVVLADLAIPLP is encoded by the exons ATGGCCATGGAAGCTGATTTCCTCTTCTCCCCTTTCTTCATCACCCTCTTCCTCGGCTTCTCCATGGCGGTAGTGTTACTACAGCTCAGGAGAGGAAGGAGTGGAGCTCACAAGTCACATGGAAAAGTAATAGCTCCTCTGCCACCCGGCCCTCCCAAACTTCCCCTCATCGGAAACATCCACCAACTCGCCGGCGCCAACCCTCACCGTACTCTGCGCAGCCTCGCTCGAACTCACGGCCCGCTCATACTGCTCCGCCTCGGGCAGGTCGACTTGGTCGCCGCTTCGTCCGTGGAGGCCGTGGAGGAGATCATCAAGCGTCACGACCTCAACTTTGCCAGCCGGCCCACCGACTTGACCTTCGCCAACATATTGGCCTACGACGGGCTCAGCGTCGCCATGGCCGCCTACGGTGGATATTGGAAGCAGATGAGGAAGATCTACGCCATGGAGCTGCTCAACTCCCGGCGCGTCAAGTCCTTCGCCGCCATCCGTGAGGATGTGGTCGGTAAGCTGACGGCGGAGATCGCAGTCAAGGCGTCGGCCCAAACGCCTCTCGATCTCGGCGAGATGTTGATGTCCATGTCCAATTCGATGGTGGTCAAAACGGCGTTCGGCGAAAGGTGCAAACAACAGGCCGAGTTCTTGCAGCTGGTGAAGGAGGCGGTGGGCCTCGTCACCAGCTTCGCGGTGGCTGACATGTACCCCTCCCTCAAATTCTTGGACGCTCTCACTGGATTGAAGTCCAAGTTAGAGCGTGTTCGTGGAAAGTTAGACAAAGTGTTCGATGAAATCATGGGACAGCGTCAGGCTGCACGAGCCGATGCACCCGCGGCAGCGGAGACGGAGGAGGATTCGCTCCTCGATGTACTTCTCAAACTTAAAGATGAAGGAGGCCTAGAATTTCCCATCACAGCCGACAGCATCAAGGCCGTTGTCCTG gaattatttatcggAGGAACAGAGACATCATCGACGACGATCGAATGGGCTATGTCAGAGCTGGTGAAGAACCCTGAGACGATGGAGAAGGCCCAGCGAGAGATAAGGGAGGCCATGCGAGGGAAGAATAAGCTGGAAGAGAGCGACATCTCCAAGTTCAGCTACCTCAAATTGGTCATCAAGGAGACGCTGAGGCTCCACCCTCCGGGCCCTCTGGGGCTCCCCAGAGTATGCACAAACACCTGCGAGGTCATGGGGTATCGAGTGCCGGCCGGAGCCCGAGTCCTGATCAATGTGTTCGCGTTGGGCAGAGAAGAAGCCTACTGGGGCGCCGACGCCGAAAGATTCAAGCCGGAGAGATTTGAGAACGGCTCAGTCGACTTCAGGGGCTTCAACTTCGAGTTCATGCCATTTGGTGCAGGGCGAAGGATCTGCCCCGGCATGACCTTTGGGCTATCGGCAGTGGAAGTTGGGCTGGCTCACCTCCTCTTGCACTTCGACTGGAAGCTTCCCCATGGCATGAAGACAGAGGATTTGGACATGATGGAGATTTCCGGGACGAGCGCACCCAGGAAGACACCTCTCGTTGTGCTCGCCGATCTCGCCATTCCTCTGCCATAG